The following nucleotide sequence is from Hevea brasiliensis isolate MT/VB/25A 57/8 chromosome 7, ASM3005281v1, whole genome shotgun sequence.
TAAACTTCAACGAGATCACAAATGAGATCATCAGTGATTCCAACAGGAATTTCAAAGAATTGAGCGACTGTTTCCTTGActaatttcaacaactccacaactgACTGCGTATATGGCTTGTTTTTGGACTTAGGATTCCATGTCTCTAATAAAGATTGCACCATTCACTCTATAGTAGTTTGACATAAAATGAAAGGTACCTTATTAGTATTTTTATAAGCATAAATGTTATAACTATTTTGTCGTACAAATTAACACGAGAACGTACTTCAGAATCTCTCACTTGGAGAAAACATTCTCTCCTCTTTTCATCCTTTCATCAATCCGTTGTCTCATGATCCTCATTATGACTGAATCAACTTCAATGGAACCATCTCTCGCACGATTGTTTTGCCTCCATCTTCACAATCTGCTGAGTCTCGAACCACCATTTGAACCAAAAATTTTTCCAGCTTTCCAGCCCTCTGCAATACTTCAACTGACTCACCATTGAGCATGGACATCCCGGGAAGATGCTGCTTCAACACTGTCCCATAGCAGTGGCGTAGCGTTACAGCGGCAACACTAGCTACAATTGGTTGCCATTTCTTCAGTGTCAGACTAGAactttccctctctctctcaagGCCAAATCCTCTGTTTCTTTAGCCATTGGCGAAGAGCCCAGCTGGCCTCATGTTTCACTTCCACATTCGCACTCATATCGCTTACATCTTCTATCATCTGTAATTCATAAATAACTATAAGGATATGAGACATTTATATGTGTAGTAATAAAGATTAGGGAAGACAAAATATAGAATCCTACAATAACCGAGCCTTGCAAATGCGTCCTTCATAGAAGCTCGAATATAATGCGTCCTTCGATACTCTTAACCCAAAAGTAGAAAGAAGCCAAGTACCTCTACTGCAACTAAACTCTCTAAAAACAAGGATGGAGCTTTCAACCAAGAAGTGAAAGTGAGGACATGTTTTGGAGATTGAAAAACATGAATTTCACATTATATGAGATAGGAAAATAAgtaataataagaaattaatttgtTCAAATACAACTTGATTACTTGGCTCACTAACGTATCTTGTCCGTTCTGAGTTCTGACAAAAATAAATCACCTTCTACTTCCAGATTTTACCAGAGAAACATCACTAAACATTTGTAGCAAATCATAAGAAATTTGGCCTTTTAACATATTTGCTTCAGAAGGCATCCTAGCAACAAAGTTATCTATACTTGAATGCTAAATTGAGAAGTAAATCAGATTTTTGTACCACGCCAATTTCACTATGAGATCTGTGAATTTTCATCATAACTAGCATAGCAGAGCACCATAGGATACATAATATCTTTATATATGAAGCCACAATGAATATACTACAAGGACTCAACTTTTCCCTGAGTCAGTGAGACCTGGCAATCCCTTCTTTCCATCCTCTTTGACGAGCTCTCGACTCCCACATAGCTGTCAATTTCTTTTGTGCTGCTAATGCAGCTTCAGCTTTTTCCCTTGCTTCTTCACAGGTCTCCATCCCAGAATTGCATTTGTCTGCTTCCTTTTGATACTGGGATGTCATCTTCTTAGCCTCAAGCAGAGCCATGTCAGCACGCTGCTGATTCTCTAATGCTTCAGCCTCTCGCAGCTTCAGTTCCTCTGTCAGTAGCTCTGCAAAGTTCTTTTCTGTATCTTCACTCACCTCTGGATCACGCTTTGCACAATCTGCACAATGTATGCCAACAGAAATATGAAACCTCAAATCTTGATCCCAGATTGCAATAGTGTTTATCCTTAATATCAAACCTTGAGAGAAGCAGATTATGAAGTTCTGAAAGAGCAATTTGGAGAACATCATGTCAATTTGCATCACTACTGGAAATATTAAATCTACTAAGAATGAATTGTTtggttcagaaaaaaaaaaaaaaaattgttaggcAGGCCTGAAATCTTTAAACTGCTCTATTCATATAAGGTTACTCTCCAAATTTAAGCCTAAGTTTGAAGGAGAATAATGTaattttccataaaaaaaaaaaatagcaacatCAACTGAAAACAACATGCTTTTTACTACAAAGAAGGGGTATctgttttctttgatttctatTTTGATGCATGTTCTCATAGGTTCAATGAAAATTTAAGTGCTTAAGTTATTCAGTTTTGGCCAAGCATATGAAATTTCATCCTATTTAAAGTTAATTCATGAAAAGGGAACTAACCTGCGAAGGAAGCATTGCTCAATCCTGCATCAAAACAAAGAAAGAACTTTAAGCTAATGCATGATGATtatcaaggaaaaaaaaaatacatgatGTGAGCAGAGCTTAGAAATCAAAATAAATTGGCCAAGAAACTAACAAGCACAGTTAGACAATTAAATGTCTAAGACATTTAGTGGACAGATTACAAGATGAAGTTCCCACAATGTATCATTACATTGAGAGCAATGTCAAAACATGCATACATGCATGCGTGcgagcacacacacacacatatatatacacacagAGGAAACTACATGCGCAGCATAACAAGATCAGCATCAATCACAAAGACGTTTCATCTTGTTATGAACCAAAGCCAAGTAATTTAACATGGATGATTCCAAGGGTTCATTGCTTGAGATATTATTACCATAGAATGAAATATTATGGCATTCATTTGCTGAACCAGAAAATTACAACTTTATGCAGATAGAATATTCAAAAAGACAGTAAAGCACATGCAGATATGAATTATCATTCCATGCCTAAGAGATGCAGTTGATGAATACATTAATAGTTTCAAGAAATTGCTGCATCAGCAACCCTCTTATAACTAGATCAAAGAAGGGTTTTTATTAAAGTTTGCAGAACACTGAGGTTATAAGGCCATACTGAGATTTTCAAGGAGTATCAAACAAGGAACCATGGACAAATCAATTTTTTTATCCACTTCTACACAAATGAACAATTGTACCAATCAAGGGTCTCAAACCATTCATAGTAACTTCAGATACCCACCCAAGAACGAAAACTGCACCAAGAGCAACCGTGGTAGTAATTAAAGCTTGGCAGAAATAGCTGAACCCTAAACAAAAATAGTGTTTCTCCTAGCGGCCCAAAGACTTATAACATCTAATAATTGTCCTGCAAGAAATCTAACTATTGTCCCGCCTGATAAAAATTGCCAAACCACCTACTATATTGTTGAGCTTCGCGTAGTTTGATCTACCAAATCAAGCCATCATAAACTACCATTTGAGCCGATATTTGCATAACCGGATAATTTTTTATAGAACCTCAACACATCTAGCATGGATCTTGAATTTAACCAAAACTCAGTGCCAATGTAACAATAATTGTCAGAATTCTCCTCAGTATCATATCTATCATAGGGTTCTCTAAATCCCGATTTCTCATTTTCCTTTACGAATGATAAATAAAGAACGAATCCAACATTCCTCATAGGAAACTAGGAATTCAGATCAAAtcaaagaggaaaaaaaatatgGGATCTAGCAGTTCCAAAATGTAGAGAAACAAAacgataaaaaaaacaaaaaaaacataaaaaggcTTGACCTTGAGGGatggagagaagaggctgagaagaGCAATCACAAACGCAAGGAGAGCAAGCGGAGGAAGAGTGACTAACGGCGTCTAAGCCCTCCTTGAAATGCCAGTAGAGAGGAGGACCCAATATGTAGCCAGCCAAGCACAGAGCCATGAACCCCAGAACCACCTTCACCACAGCCGCTTGGTTCATGGCCATAAATGATGATGCTTTCAATTCCACAGAATAGTTTTGTACTGTATTCTTAGCTTCTCTATAAGCAGTAGCTTAATGTGGTTTTGGCCGACACAGGAGAAGAAGGAAGACGATGACGGTGCCGTGTGATGACAACTGGAGACATGGATCACAGCCGTGCGACTATCAGTCCAGAAAACCattttaaatagaaaattaaattaaggaGAAAGTAGTCATCGTCGACACGGTCAAAAATCGGAACcgaaattaaattggaatttgCCCGATTAAAATTAGGTCCGAAATCATTAATTGATTCATTTATTTAACtcgatttaatttaaaaataaaaaaaaatttatttaaaaaaattatttattattgctCAAGAAATGGTAAAAAGAATTTTTTTAAGATAttatagttattttatttttaatttactttatttctattttattattaaattaagtttATTAGAACCctcatacaataaaaaaaaatttgatcaaagaatttaa
It contains:
- the LOC110631571 gene encoding uncharacterized protein LOC110631571; its protein translation is MAMNQAAVVKVVLGFMALCLAGYILGPPLYWHFKEGLDAVSHSSSACSPCVCDCSSQPLLSIPQGLSNASFADCAKRDPEVSEDTEKNFAELLTEELKLREAEALENQQRADMALLEAKKMTSQYQKEADKCNSGMETCEEAREKAEAALAAQKKLTAMWESRARQRGWKEGIARSH